Proteins from a genomic interval of Caulobacter rhizosphaerae:
- a CDS encoding DUF2147 domain-containing protein codes for MIAALALAASVSAAPADVTGLWNAPGDGGSTVRLERCGDGLCGYIVTSPHIQADPGQKDVRNRDAAQRGRPLRNLMFMKVRAIGPGHWGDGWVYNPEDGGTYKGVMTLRPDGRLSLKGCIVAPFCKTQTWRRAS; via the coding sequence GTGATCGCGGCCCTGGCCCTGGCCGCGTCGGTGAGCGCGGCGCCCGCCGACGTGACGGGCCTGTGGAACGCGCCCGGCGACGGCGGCTCGACCGTTCGACTGGAACGCTGCGGCGACGGCCTGTGCGGCTATATCGTCACCTCGCCGCACATCCAGGCTGATCCTGGCCAGAAGGACGTCCGCAACCGCGACGCGGCCCAGCGCGGCCGGCCGCTGCGCAACCTGATGTTCATGAAGGTCCGGGCGATCGGCCCGGGCCACTGGGGCGACGGCTGGGTCTACAATCCCGAGGACGGCGGCACCTACAAGGGCGTCATGACCCTGCGCCCGGACGGGCGGCTGAGCCTGAAGGGCTGCATCGTCGCGCCCTTCTGCAAGACCCAGACCTGGCGCCGCGCCAGCTGA
- a CDS encoding efflux RND transporter periplasmic adaptor subunit, giving the protein MIVRRSLIVSAIALIAAAGLGYGAAQLFQDRPAAPAPASEKDGVEHGDHGETGLVPLKPADAAAAGVSIVPPRRGGGVDILLPGRVTLAANALAALGAPVSGAVERVHVSTGAAVAIGSPIATLRSADAALGRASLDAAGAGARAAQAAAIRDRRLFEAGVVSRQDWETSQAAAEKAQADQRAAQAQVRAMGGPGANGVAVLRSPIKGVVTRLDAQVGGFLTQGALVAEIADPSRAEYVFDAPAAAAGSIRLGQVIQVQTPDGQQVPATISAVAPGASGGNTAAVRATPSDRTAPIGSVVSARVMTGAETGGAIIVPSEAVQAVEGRPVVFVVEAGGFRATPVTPGRIAAGSTEILRGLTGTERIAGKGAFLLKAELGKGEAGHED; this is encoded by the coding sequence GTGATCGTCCGCCGCTCCCTCATCGTTTCCGCGATCGCCCTGATCGCCGCCGCCGGGCTCGGCTATGGCGCCGCTCAGCTGTTCCAGGACCGCCCGGCCGCGCCCGCCCCCGCCTCTGAAAAGGACGGCGTCGAGCACGGCGATCACGGCGAGACCGGCCTCGTGCCGCTCAAGCCGGCCGACGCGGCGGCGGCCGGTGTCTCGATCGTCCCCCCCCGGCGCGGCGGCGGGGTCGACATCCTGCTGCCCGGGCGCGTGACCCTGGCCGCCAACGCCCTGGCCGCCCTGGGCGCGCCGGTGTCGGGGGCGGTCGAGCGCGTCCACGTCTCGACCGGCGCGGCGGTCGCCATCGGATCGCCGATAGCCACCTTGCGCAGCGCCGACGCCGCCTTGGGTCGAGCCAGTCTCGACGCCGCGGGCGCGGGCGCCAGGGCGGCTCAGGCCGCCGCCATCCGCGACCGTCGCCTGTTCGAAGCCGGCGTGGTCTCGCGCCAGGACTGGGAAACCAGCCAGGCCGCCGCCGAGAAGGCGCAGGCCGACCAGCGCGCCGCCCAAGCCCAGGTCCGCGCCATGGGCGGGCCCGGCGCCAACGGCGTCGCGGTCCTGCGCAGCCCGATCAAGGGGGTGGTCACGCGGCTCGACGCCCAGGTCGGCGGCTTCCTGACCCAGGGCGCCCTGGTGGCCGAGATCGCCGACCCGAGCCGCGCGGAATACGTCTTCGACGCCCCGGCGGCCGCGGCCGGTTCGATCCGGCTGGGCCAAGTGATCCAGGTGCAGACTCCCGACGGCCAGCAGGTCCCGGCCACGATCAGCGCCGTGGCGCCCGGCGCGTCCGGGGGCAACACCGCCGCCGTCCGGGCGACGCCCTCGGACCGGACCGCGCCAATCGGATCCGTCGTTTCGGCGCGAGTCATGACCGGCGCGGAGACCGGCGGCGCGATCATCGTGCCCAGCGAGGCGGTCCAGGCCGTCGAGGGCCGTCCGGTCGTCTTCGTGGTCGAGGCCGGCGGATTCCGCGCCACGCCGGTGACCCCCGGACGGATCGCCGCCGGCTCCACCGAGATCCTGCGCGGCCTGACAGGAACCGAACGCATCGCCGGCAAGGGCGCCTTCCTGCTCAAGGCCGAACTCGGCAAGGGCGAAGCCGGACATGAGGACTAA
- a CDS encoding efflux RND transporter permease subunit has protein sequence MLARLIDLSVHFRWIVALLAIALLAYGGSQLAGLPIDAVPDITNRQVQINTIAPALGPEEVERQVTFPVETALAGIPGLVETRSLSRHGFSQITAVFTDATDLYFARNLINERLQAARANLPDGLEPAMGPPVTGLGEVYIWTVELSGSAARPGAAYVTPEGDRLTTDVEKATYLRTVQDWIVAPQLKTLKGVAGVDVLGGYVKQYVVQPDPAKLAAFGISLPQLIEALEHANRVEGAGYVQRGGEAYIVRADARVKTLAELAETPVGRRGAAVVRVSDVATVVIGQAPRLGSASEAGREVVIGTALMLAGENSRTVAARVGARLKDIQASLPAGVVVKPVLDRTDLVDATIATVEHNLAFGALLVIAVLFVALGNIRAAIITALVIPLSFLFAAIAMRRFGISGNLMSLGALDFGLIVDGAVVVIENTLGRLTLRRKQLGRPLDAGERIAIAASSAREMARPAAFGQAIILMVYAPLLAFEGVEGKMFGPMAATVMFALAGAFLLSMTFVPATAALLIGEPKGHGDIRVMTAARARFEPLLRRLMARPVAVAAGAGVALLVGVVAFLSLGREFIPTLDEGDLMVQASRVPSISLEQSQAMQFRVEKTLATMPEVALVFTRTGTAEIASDPMPPSASDTFVILKPRKDWPNPRLPKAELVERMETALGRHLGNAYEFTQPIQMRFNELIAGVRSDVAVSVYGDDFAVMDQTAQKVAKALRGVRGAADVKVEQVSGQPTITATVDRTAAAALGVHASDAADALAIGLGGREAGHILEGDRRFDVVVRLDEERRNDPAVMGQLPVMPEGAPPGTAAIPLSTVARFDAAEGPNQISRENGKRRIIVQANVRGRDLGSFVADAKAAVRDEVPLPAGSWLDWGGQFKNLERASARLTVIVPAVFLVIAVLLYFALGSAAEAALVFACVPLALVGGAIALALRGTPFSISAAVGFIAVSGVATLNGLVLMQSIKQQLAAGLEPVEAVVTGTASRLRAVLTTALVAMLGFLPMAVAIGPGAEVQKPLATVVIGGLLTSTALTLLALPVFAAWLAARRRRPAS, from the coding sequence ATGCTCGCGCGCCTGATCGACCTTTCCGTCCACTTCCGCTGGATCGTCGCCTTGCTGGCCATTGCCCTGCTGGCCTATGGCGGAAGCCAACTGGCCGGCCTGCCCATCGACGCGGTCCCCGACATCACCAACCGCCAGGTGCAGATCAACACCATCGCCCCGGCCCTCGGCCCCGAAGAGGTCGAGCGCCAGGTCACCTTCCCGGTCGAGACGGCCCTGGCCGGCATCCCGGGGCTGGTCGAGACCCGCTCGCTGTCGCGGCATGGCTTCTCGCAGATCACCGCCGTCTTCACAGACGCCACCGACCTCTATTTCGCCCGCAATCTGATCAACGAGCGGCTGCAGGCGGCCCGGGCCAATCTGCCCGACGGGCTTGAGCCCGCCATGGGCCCGCCGGTCACCGGACTGGGCGAGGTCTATATCTGGACGGTCGAGCTGTCGGGCTCCGCGGCGCGGCCTGGCGCGGCCTACGTCACCCCCGAGGGCGACCGCCTGACCACCGACGTCGAGAAGGCCACCTATCTGCGCACGGTCCAGGACTGGATCGTCGCCCCGCAGCTGAAGACCTTGAAGGGCGTGGCGGGCGTCGACGTGCTGGGCGGCTACGTCAAGCAGTACGTGGTCCAGCCCGACCCGGCCAAGCTGGCGGCGTTCGGCATCAGCCTGCCGCAGTTGATCGAAGCCCTGGAGCACGCCAACCGCGTCGAGGGCGCGGGCTATGTCCAGCGCGGCGGCGAGGCCTATATCGTGCGCGCCGACGCCCGGGTGAAGACGCTGGCCGAACTGGCCGAGACCCCGGTGGGCCGGCGTGGTGCGGCGGTGGTCCGGGTTTCGGACGTCGCCACCGTCGTGATCGGTCAGGCTCCGCGCCTGGGCTCGGCCAGCGAGGCGGGACGCGAGGTCGTGATCGGCACCGCCCTGATGCTGGCCGGCGAGAACAGCCGGACCGTCGCCGCGCGGGTCGGCGCGCGCCTGAAGGACATCCAGGCCAGCCTGCCGGCCGGCGTGGTGGTCAAGCCGGTGCTGGACCGCACCGACCTGGTCGACGCCACCATCGCCACCGTCGAGCATAACCTGGCCTTCGGCGCCCTGCTGGTCATCGCCGTGCTGTTCGTGGCGCTGGGCAACATCCGGGCGGCGATCATCACCGCCCTCGTCATCCCGCTGTCGTTCCTGTTCGCCGCCATCGCCATGCGGCGGTTCGGGATCAGCGGCAACTTGATGAGCCTGGGGGCGCTGGACTTCGGCCTGATCGTCGACGGGGCGGTGGTGGTGATCGAAAACACGCTGGGCCGACTGACGCTGCGCCGGAAGCAGCTGGGCCGGCCGCTGGACGCCGGCGAGCGGATCGCGATCGCCGCGTCCTCGGCCCGCGAGATGGCGCGGCCCGCCGCCTTCGGCCAGGCCATCATCCTGATGGTCTACGCCCCGCTGCTGGCCTTCGAGGGCGTCGAGGGCAAGATGTTCGGCCCCATGGCGGCGACCGTGATGTTCGCCCTGGCCGGGGCCTTCCTGCTGTCCATGACCTTCGTGCCGGCCACGGCCGCCCTGCTGATCGGCGAACCGAAGGGGCACGGCGACATCCGGGTCATGACCGCCGCTCGCGCGCGGTTCGAGCCCCTGCTGCGCCGCCTCATGGCGCGGCCGGTCGCGGTGGCGGCGGGCGCCGGGGTTGCCCTGCTGGTCGGCGTCGTCGCGTTCCTGAGCCTGGGTCGCGAGTTCATCCCGACGCTCGACGAGGGCGACCTGATGGTCCAGGCCTCGCGCGTGCCGTCGATCTCGCTGGAACAGAGCCAGGCCATGCAGTTCCGGGTCGAGAAGACCCTGGCGACCATGCCGGAGGTCGCCCTGGTGTTCACCCGCACGGGCACCGCCGAAATCGCCTCGGACCCCATGCCGCCCAGCGCCTCGGACACCTTCGTCATCCTCAAGCCGCGCAAGGACTGGCCCAACCCGCGCCTGCCCAAGGCGGAGTTGGTCGAGCGCATGGAGACGGCGCTGGGCCGGCATCTGGGCAACGCCTACGAGTTCACCCAGCCGATCCAGATGCGGTTCAACGAGTTGATCGCCGGCGTCCGCTCCGACGTCGCCGTCAGCGTCTATGGCGACGACTTCGCGGTCATGGACCAGACGGCTCAGAAGGTCGCCAAGGCGCTGCGCGGGGTGCGTGGCGCGGCCGACGTCAAGGTCGAGCAGGTCTCGGGCCAGCCGACGATCACCGCCACGGTGGACCGCACGGCCGCCGCCGCCCTGGGCGTCCACGCCAGCGACGCCGCCGACGCCCTGGCCATCGGCCTGGGTGGCCGCGAGGCAGGCCACATCCTGGAAGGCGACCGGCGGTTCGACGTCGTCGTCCGCCTGGACGAGGAGCGCCGCAACGATCCGGCCGTCATGGGCCAGCTGCCGGTCATGCCCGAAGGCGCGCCGCCTGGCACGGCGGCGATCCCGCTGTCGACCGTGGCCCGCTTCGACGCCGCCGAGGGCCCCAACCAGATCAGCCGCGAGAACGGCAAGCGCCGGATCATCGTCCAGGCCAATGTCCGGGGCCGCGACCTGGGAAGTTTCGTCGCCGACGCCAAGGCCGCCGTGCGCGACGAGGTTCCGCTCCCTGCCGGCTCGTGGCTCGACTGGGGCGGCCAGTTCAAAAACCTGGAACGGGCCTCCGCCCGCCTGACGGTGATCGTACCGGCCGTCTTCCTGGTGATCGCCGTCCTGCTCTATTTCGCCCTGGGCTCGGCGGCGGAGGCGGCATTGGTCTTCGCCTGCGTGCCTCTGGCCCTGGTCGGCGGGGCGATCGCCCTGGCGCTGCGCGGCACGCCGTTCTCGATCTCGGCCGCCGTCGGCTTCATCGCGGTGTCGGGCGTGGCGACGCTGAACGGCCTGGTGCTGATGCAGAGCATCAAGCAGCAGTTGGCGGCCGGGCTCGAGCCCGTCGAGGCGGTGGTCACCGGCACGGCGAGCCGGCTTCGGGCGGTGCTGACCACCGCCCTGGTCGCCATGCTGGGCTTCCTGCCCATGGCGGTCGCTATCGGCCCAGGAGCGGAGGTGCAGAAGCCTCTGGCCACGGTGGTGATCGGCGGCCTGCTGACCTCCACCGCCCTGACCCTGCTGGCCCTGCCCGTCTTCGCGGCCTGGCTGGCGGCGCGGCGCCGGCGGCCCGCGAGCTGA
- a CDS encoding TolC family protein: MSSNRWPLRAALACVASGVLGASAATQTAPAFPDLLKQAQASAPRLALGAAEARAAAGQAAQAAVRPNPTLGLTVENAAGSGPYKDFGGAETTLSIDQPLELGGKRGARTSAARADLAAAQARASLGEVDFARDLALAYAGAEAAQQRLAIARDGVDLAQADARAARLLVDHGKEAKVRAVQAEAGLAAARADQGAAQADAETALARLSALTGSADRYTAVTGGLLETVPAPAPLEPRFSPAIAAARAERDAAQRRVDLERARRTPDLTVSFGVRRFQDEDATAAVFGISAPLPLFDRNRGAVAAATANAQAAEARLAMAQAEQEGDRRAAAAQVAAADQTLDASRQAETAAAEAYRLARIGYDAGRLPLSELLAARRDLIAARGRAVDTKLARVKALADLARAQGRIPFGVQP; encoded by the coding sequence ATGTCATCGAACCGATGGCCGCTACGCGCGGCCTTGGCCTGCGTCGCGTCCGGGGTGCTAGGCGCTTCGGCCGCGACCCAGACTGCGCCGGCCTTCCCGGACCTGCTGAAACAGGCCCAAGCCTCCGCCCCCCGACTGGCCCTAGGCGCCGCCGAGGCCCGCGCCGCCGCAGGCCAGGCGGCCCAGGCCGCCGTCCGCCCCAACCCCACGCTCGGCCTGACAGTCGAGAACGCCGCCGGCTCCGGCCCTTACAAGGACTTCGGCGGCGCCGAAACGACCCTGTCGATCGACCAGCCGCTGGAGCTGGGCGGCAAGCGCGGCGCGCGGACGTCGGCGGCCAGGGCCGACCTCGCCGCCGCCCAGGCCCGCGCCTCCCTGGGAGAGGTCGACTTCGCCCGGGATCTGGCGCTGGCCTATGCCGGCGCCGAGGCGGCGCAGCAGCGCCTGGCGATCGCCCGCGACGGCGTCGACCTGGCCCAGGCCGACGCCCGGGCCGCCCGCCTGCTGGTCGACCACGGCAAGGAGGCTAAGGTCCGGGCCGTCCAGGCCGAGGCGGGACTAGCCGCGGCGCGGGCCGACCAGGGCGCGGCCCAGGCCGACGCCGAGACGGCCCTGGCTCGCCTCAGCGCCCTGACCGGCTCGGCTGATCGCTATACAGCGGTGACGGGCGGCCTGCTGGAGACCGTCCCGGCCCCGGCGCCGCTGGAGCCTCGCTTCAGCCCGGCCATCGCCGCCGCGCGCGCCGAACGCGACGCCGCCCAGCGCCGCGTCGACCTGGAGCGGGCGCGGCGCACGCCCGATCTCACCGTCAGCTTCGGGGTTCGCCGGTTCCAGGACGAGGACGCCACGGCCGCGGTGTTCGGGATCTCCGCGCCCCTGCCGCTGTTCGACCGCAACCGCGGCGCGGTCGCGGCGGCCACGGCCAACGCCCAGGCCGCCGAGGCCCGGCTGGCCATGGCCCAGGCTGAGCAGGAGGGCGACCGCCGCGCGGCCGCCGCCCAGGTCGCCGCCGCCGACCAGACGCTGGACGCCTCCCGCCAGGCCGAAACGGCCGCCGCCGAGGCCTATCGCCTGGCCAGGATTGGCTACGACGCCGGCCGGCTGCCGCTATCCGAACTGCTGGCCGCCCGTCGCGACCTGATCGCCGCGCGGGGGCGCGCCGTCGACACCAAGCTGGCCCGCGTCAAGGCGCTGGCCGACCTCGCCCGCGCCCAGGGCCGCATCCCCTTCGGAGTCCAACCGTGA